CATTTTTGTGTCTTAAGGTTCAAAATTTCAGTATCTCCATCCAAATATGAAACCTGTTTAAAATGGAACGTTTTAGAACAAACCAGTTGATATCAGAAAAAAGTGAACTCCAGTGTCACAAGACGTTTCAGACCTTATGCTTCTTTTTAGCAGCATCAAAATGGTCGATCACCCCTTCATAATACCTACACGGAACGACAAAATGTCAGCGATCCAAGAAATTTAACATTTTTTATTGTATTTGTTCCTTTTCTATTCATTGGATTACTCATAGAAGTAAAGTTAGTTTGAGTCACAATCTGTGACTCATAAACCCTTTGTAATTATTGTTTTTCTGGCCCTTCTAGTTACTTGCTAGAGGGTTGTGTTTATATAAAATTTTGCCGTTAAAAAATAGAAGTCAGTGATCCGTGGATGGCAAAGTTTTATTAGTCAATACAGATGGCAAAGTTTTATTAGCCAATACAGATGGCAAAgttaagctaacgagttataaatacCAAAAGGCACTCACATTTTATCTTCAGGCCACCAAACTTTGACCTTCAAACCAACCAGGcttttatcatattttatttcatcAGATACCTGTAAACATTTCATGCGACAGCATTAAGTAGTTAAACCGCACGACGACACAGTATTTTATtcgaatattaaaaaaaaaaaaaaagcaattaCTTTATCTTTGCTAGTTGAACGCTTCCGTTTGGCACTAGTCGCTGTTGTTTCTTTTATCTTACCCTCCCCTTTAGCTGAAGACTTTGGTGAAGAATCCATCTCCTTTAAGATCCAAAAAAAAAAGTAAGAACTTTTTAAATGAACTAACATGAGTAAAAACTGGAACAAAAAAGTCTTGAATTACTGACATCAACGTTGGATGATGATTTCGCTTGATCTTTCTTTTTTGAATTGCCTGTTTTAGCAGACGACTTAATTAGTTTATTTTCTGAATCACTTTCCTCTTCTTGGTTttgctcttcttcttcttcttcgtcttCTTCTTCTTCCATGTCTTCTTTCTGAATAGCAACTTTGCTTGTTTCCCCCTTCTTAGTACACTGTTTCAGCAGTTTATCATCTAAATCGATATCTTCCTTTTTCGCATCCACTTTCTTAGCGCCCTGTTTAGACTTCTTTGCATCTGATACTACCGGATCCACCTTCTTACCAGACTGCTTTGACTTCTTACCAGGttgttttgttgactttgactttgactctgACTTCTTCATAGGCGCCTCTGAGTCACTAGAAGCTTCACCATCTTCCGACTCATCTTTAGATAATGACTTAACCTCCTTCGTAACACCTGCTTTCTTTCCTGCTGTCTTTTGTGGCTTCAAATCCAAATCGCCAGTTTCTTCAGATGCATCTTCTTGAGTTGAACCCTTAGTTGCGGGCCCTACTTTTTTCGTTCGGGTCTCATCACAATGGGACCCGCTTTCGGATGAAGAAGCAATCTCATCTTGTTGAGGTACTTGTTTCTTTTTAGAACGAACACCCTTCTTAACACAGCTTTCATCTGGAAGACTGTTGCTTTGAGATGGGGAAGAAACACTTGCAGGTTTACTTTCTATTGGTTTTGGTGATGAAACGTTGACATCATCACCATCTTTATCAGTTTCTAAAGCAATAATAGGCTCAATATCTGACTCCTTCACATCACTATCTTTTTCAATTTCTGGTACTGGCTTTTCAGCTTCTTCTTCTTTATCACCTTCAATGTGTGAAGAATCGGACAGTTCGTTTGAATTTGCAATTGTATCAGATTTTCTCTCGCACTCCTTAGAAGTTTCTTCTGGCTTTGATTTTTTTTCAGCATCTGAATCATCTGTGTCTTCGTTATCATGATTTACCTCATTTATGTCTTCTTCATCTGGCTTCTTCGAAGGTTCTTGATCAACTGAAGCTTGTTCCTCGTTACACGTCACATTTACTCCATTACTCATTACTGAGTTTTGAGATCTGTCTAAAGTAGCATCTACCTCCTCAGAACAAGTCCCTTCTTTAACAACCTAAGTCAAAGTTACTTTCAACATCTTAAATAATCATTTTGAAACATAAGATATACATAGTAATTATTTAAGACGCCACAAAACATACCTGGTCTGCATGATCTGATGATGCTCTGGTAATCTTGCTCTCATCAGCCTGTAGCATGTTATACAAATTACATTTTGTTACTGAAGCAATTTGAGCAATAACGTTGAAATGAGCAAAAGTAACAATATTAAAACTTTAAAACTAAAAATTTGTAGGAAAAAAAAATGAGTGGTATACCTGCTGTACCTCGCCTTCCTTCTCCAATATGCTCCCATTGGTCTGACATAAAGGAGATTAATTATTTAAAGTAACTAAAGCATCTATTCAAATTCCCATGCATAAATTACAGATAATTAGATGTGCTTCACAAAGATCAAGGAAAAAAAGAATTATTTTGTCAATAATGAGATCATACAAGTTGTAGCGCAGATTCATTTTCATCGTTCTGTTCAACTGTAGCAGTCGTCCCTTCACATATTGAAGCCACAACTTTAGTGTATTCATCTAAAGTAACACCCAAAGATGTTACAGCTGGCATCAAGTAAGGCTTTAGTTTATCTGCAGACTTCATAAGTACACCTTCCCCCAACTTTCTAGCTACTGGCAAAACTCcctaaataaattaatattaatattaatattaatattaataatgaccaATAAAGAACTAGAAAAAAAGAATGTAAAGGTAATCTCATTAGTAAAGCTATCATAGACCTCACACCTTGTTATCTTTCTTAACGCTAGCCAATAATGGTTTGAGCAACTCAACTGAAATTTCTTCGCTTTCCTCCAAAACCAACACCATTATATTCTCCATTGATGAATATATGGATTCAAGATGATAGTCCCTGAAATTACAACATTACATACCTTTAAACGAATGATGAACAACTAAATTATATACTTCTCTTAAATAACTATAACACACCTTACTGATCTTAGAAAATGCTCAAACATTTCCACAATCAGTGCATCACATTCAAGATCAAGCATGATGACACATGATCTGACTTTGGAAACGGTTTCGAGAATCGAAGCTCTCTTCTCATAAGATCGGCTGGACTGATCAGCTAGATCCTCAAAGGAAGAAACAATCAACTTAAACACTTCCTGTGCATACATAAGACGTTAATATTACTGTAAAATGTGACTATCGAAGTCTAACAAGTAGGATTTAAGGTATTATCATTTACCCTCATTTGGTCATCATCATAAGGTGCATCAGGCGCTGTAATTCTAGTTATTTCACTAATGCACGAAGCAACAGAAACCTTCACATCAACATCTGAATGTTTCgaaagattatcgtgaattaacgCCTTCATTGATGGTTTGAGTGCATCTAGCATTGACTTTCTTGGAGACTGGTCAACCTTTAATAGAAGTTTCTCTAATTGCTGAAGAGCACAGACCAGAAAACAAAATGAAATGAATACTCATTTTTTAAAGGTTTAATAAAATACAGCAACATATTCTTCCCAAAAACTGTCTACATTCAATCAGTAACCACATAATCACCTATATACACACAATCAGCTGGTTGCcaatatataaaaaattataaaacaagTCACAAACATCagctaaatattaaaaattcaagcTTTGGCTCATAGAATTATTTTTCAAAACTAAAACTTTGCAGTTCTATCAACAATCTGCAAGCGAATCGTATGGTTAATTTCGCAGTCTATGTAATATAGCACACAAATACCTAACATAACTCTAATTAACTCAAACCAGTCAGGCATGCAACAAACaaaaagatataaattaaaaactaaCTGTTTAGTAGTAAATTAAAAAAAGCTCAAACAGAGCTTACATCAAGAACAGAAAGCAGTTCATAAATGGAATCTGAAGGATGTGAGAGCTGTTTTCCTCTCTCTTTAAGCTGTCGTTCTAGCTCAACATCTGCACACTCCATATCTTCAATTGCGATCTTTTCAAACCCTAACAAAAATTaccgtcaaaaaaaaaaaaaaaaatcgtgcgTCGAAAacaaaatagaaaataaaataaatataaggtGGTATAATAAATATTTAGAATTTATTTATTATTCAATAAAGGAAAAGAATCTAAGAGAAAACTACAGAACAATATAGAGGGTGTGTAattgtgtatgtgtgtatatacatacgtgtatattattatttatgtaaatataaataaataaaagaagaagaaaagtaagaaaggaaagaagagagaaaagataCCGATAAGCTGTGTATGTTGGAAATATGTATGTACAAGTAAAAtagagatagatagatatagaaTAGATGCAGCAAAGGGGAAATTAGGGCTTGTTTTGTTACTGTATTTAAGTGAAGTGAAATCTGAAGGGAGGAGGAGTTTGAATGAAAGGGGTTGAGAAAATAGAGGAAATCTAGAAGGAACAagtattatgcatatttaaattttaacatttaaaataaataaataaatggaacAATTAGATACTCCTTGGCAATTTAGAAAAAGTTGGATGTTTACTTTTTTATACACTTTGTCAACGTGTAAGGTGTATTAAtgaatttttttaatatataaattacttAATTAACAACAATCAAATACAAATACTATATTGAATTAACTAGATAAAAATTACTACtacaataataattaaattaaaacaaCAACAAAACCTAATAATACATGAGTGTGTATGgggatgtgagatgtagacaaATTTTTTTATCTAAGAATAAAAACAAgtaatttctccacccagagttaaACACtatcaaaagtagagaaaatcatctaTCTctgtattcgacggatagagaaattgctttcgagtggacctctggttaataagtatgaaatgtgaaggaaaaaaaaaattaaaaataaaattgaaacgtCGTAAAAATGATAGGTTTTAAATCTTGCTTGAAATTCAATTTTATGCTTTAAACGGCAGTCAAaaagccaataaatcgacgcttgctgttaaCTAAAAATAGATCATACAATCAAAAAAATTACTTTAATATAAATACTAGTACAAGTACTAGATTGAATTAACAAGTAgaaaaaataaatatagatatttacGACGTtaaatttataaaaactttttaacATGAATTTCATCATGAAAAATAAGATGTAATGAATTACGGAGTATTAGTTTGTATTATCACTATCACTACACATAAAAAAAaagttataaaacatttataaattcatTAAgtaatctggtttataagtttataTGTTGTATAGTATATCTATTTATGAAGTTAAATCTATATAAACTT
This genomic window from Rutidosis leptorrhynchoides isolate AG116_Rl617_1_P2 chromosome 2, CSIRO_AGI_Rlap_v1, whole genome shotgun sequence contains:
- the LOC139888352 gene encoding sister chromatid cohesion protein PDS5 homolog C-like gives rise to the protein MECADVELERQLKERGKQLSHPSDSIYELLSVLDQLEKLLLKVDQSPRKSMLDALKPSMKALIHDNLSKHSDVDVKVSVASCISEITRITAPDAPYDDDQMREVFKLIVSSFEDLADQSSRSYEKRASILETVSKVRSCVIMLDLECDALIVEMFEHFLRSVRDYHLESIYSSMENIMVLVLEESEEISVELLKPLLASVKKDNKGVLPVARKLGEGVLMKSADKLKPYLMPAVTSLGVTLDEYTKVVASICEGTTATVEQNDENESALQLTNGSILEKEGEVQQADESKITRASSDHADQVVKEGTCSEEVDATLDRSQNSVMSNGVNVTCNEEQASVDQEPSKKPDEEDINEVNHDNEDTDDSDAEKKSKPEETSKECERKSDTIANSNELSDSSHIEGDKEEEAEKPVPEIEKDSDVKESDIEPIIALETDKDGDDVNVSSPKPIESKPASVSSPSQSNSLPDESCVKKGVRSKKKQVPQQDEIASSSESGSHCDETRTKKVGPATKGSTQEDASEETGDLDLKPQKTAGKKAGVTKEVKSLSKDESEDGEASSDSEAPMKKSESKSKSTKQPGKKSKQSGKKVDPVVSDAKKSKQGAKKVDAKKEDIDLDDKLLKQCTKKGETSKVAIQKEDMEEEEDEEEEEEQNQEEESDSENKLIKSSAKTGNSKKKDQAKSSSNVDEMDSSPKSSAKGEGKIKETTATSAKRKRSTSKDKVSDEIKYDKSLVGLKVKVWWPEDKMYYEGVIDHFDAAKKKHKVSYLDGDTEILNLKTQKWEILQEFSVRDEEQEQFAEAQSEEASPETHKKKKSKTDSATSASQEKNKVSAKKVGGASSSSKAKGSSSREIKSTTAKSTSKKTGGKSNKEDEEAPKTIVKTKQETPKTVNKSKSKTPQAGSTKSGSSNAKEPEDVKTSESTKGKSAETTKSGSKTGKKRKKRT